In Panulirus ornatus isolate Po-2019 chromosome 2, ASM3632096v1, whole genome shotgun sequence, the DNA window AGAATACATACGTCATGCACACATGAGGTACGCAGACCTAATATGCATTCATAAGACGGAAACATTACATGATAAATAACCTTGTCATATTTCCAGGTGGACTGAGAGCACCAGGAAATCACACAAAGGTACGCAGACgtaaactcactcacacacacacacacacacacacacacacacacacacacacacacacacacacacacacacacactcactcacacacacacacacacacacacacacacacacacacacacacacacccatacacatacaaactAGGGCGAATGACGAAGAAGGTAGCattagacataaacatatatatataacaatgagaATAGGTCCTGTTGTCTCCCCAGATACAGGATATTATTCCCCTGAGCTCAGTTGTACGATCCATAGGTTTGATGCCCTGGGCCTCCAAACCTGACCTGAATGATAGACTCAGGTAGAGCCCGTCACTCCCAGAGATCGTACAGACCTGCTTCAGAGTCGCATCATGATGCTCAGGAGGTTAAAGTGTACAGCGGTGGAGACTGCTCGGTGTGTCCCTCCGTGAGGTTACACTCAGACCAGGCGTACAGGGTGGAATCCTTCGCAGGGAACACTGGCTCTGTACGTCCCATGACACCCGTTGTGCTGAGTTGATCGTGAAGACGGTGACATAAGGATAAAAacattcatttcattttatttaagCTTAAAGGgttagtatttctttttttgaacGGTTTCTCTTGGTACAAGTTTTTCCCacacaattctttttttattacagaTTAGGGAGGTACCATCAAAGTGTTCCATacgagagaaatatacatatatatgtataatcctatgagtccacggggaaatgaaacacgataagttcccaagtgcactttcatgtaataatcacatcaagggggatacaagaaagaaatattatgtCAATTGatgcacaacgaagagacgtagctaggacgccgtttggtaaacaaatggcgtcctagctacgtcttttcgttgtatatcaactgactgttatatttctctcttgtatctcccctgatgtgattattacacgaaggtgcacttgggaacttatcgagtttcatttcccagtggactcataagaatatacttgatcacgcgctaaattgtgatgctttccaatatatatatatatatatatatatatatatatatatatatatatatatatatatatatatatatatatatatgcatcattaCTGTTTTAATTCAAGCTAAACTAGATGATTGCGAGAGCAGGAAGCATTTGATATAAGGCACATGGCACAATTAATCCTAAATTAATCACCTATCTATATAATCCTATGTGATCTCTTCATACTTATGGCACTCGTTTGACTTAGAGCCTGTTCATACTAAAAAGTTAAGGGACACTTGGTTATTAaggtttcttttttcccctcagttTTCAAAATTCCTAAGGCAATAATCCATATGAAACCATGTTACTGACTTAAAGTCACTTCATTAATCTATTTGACTGACTTGCGAGAGAAATCCTTCTCATAGGCACTATATTTTTCCCTGATTCTATTTAACATATTAAGGCTGCTGAACATTGTAAGTATACTGTAACATAGATTTCACCATACTGTATATGTTCACTGAAAACAAATAATCATTCACCTTCTATAAATCTTGAGTCTATAGTACTATATCACCATAgtgtcatatatctttttttcataattattccTAAACCATCACTTCTTACGTCTTATTTTCTTACGTAAGACTTTTCTTTTCATGTCTATTTCTGTTTCCAGAGGAAATCTCATTATTTACATTTATGTAAACTTGCTAACCACAAACGTTTATTCTTTTATCGTTATACTGGAGTTTGCCAGCCACTGTTTTCGTTGTATAGACCAGCAGTTTTCCCTGTATAATCAATACGTTGCAGTCATGTTGCCACTTCGCTGGAATGGATTTTCTATTGATCCCAGTCAGTTCTAAAACACTGGGTCAACGTAGCTCATATCCTGGTTCGTTGTAATTTGCTCTGTATCACTGGTTCGCTTCAGCTGTATGCCGGTTCAGTGTCCGTCGAACGCAAATGGTTACTGAAATTCTGTAATGTGGTCAACCTTCAATTCTGTATCATCGGCTCACTGTGGCATTAAACCAAAGTTTCATCATCAGTTCTATTTCACCGGTTCCCCACAGCTCTATATCCTGGTTCGTCTGTGTTACATCACCGGTTCGCCGTTGCTCAACACACTGGTTCGTTATCAGTTTTACTTCAGTTCGTTGAGGGTTTTTACCTGGTAATTTCGTCTGTACTACAGCACATGTGTGTTGTAGTTCTGTATCCATGCTCTTTTTCAGTTCTGTATCACCGGGTTCACTGCAACCACTTGGGCCGACCGTTTTGCTGTAGCCAGTTCTCCCAACCTAGTTCGTTGCAGCTTTTGCTGCAACACGTTTTCGTTGTAGCCAGCTGGACATTGCCACCTTAGTGGAGTAGCCAAGCATCGCTGAATTTTTGTATCTAGTTCTGTAACATTACTGAATCACAGTCTACTTACACCGGTTAGCTGCGTTCAGACCTCAGGTTCACTGTCATTTTCTCTTTGTTAACACACTGGTGGCTTCAGGTTTCccatagtattagtagtagcagttgtagcagCAAGCTCTACTGCATCCTATAGCATGATACTACCTCAGGTctcctgtacatatatatatatatatatatatatatatatatatatatatatatatatatatatatatatatatatatatgtatatatatatacatatatatatatgtatatatatatatatatatatatatatatatatatatatatatatatatatatatatatatatatatatatatgtatatatattaccagtTTCTTTGAGTCCCTAGTTCTGTGACTATATTTCTGTGTTGTGACGCCCAACAGTTTCTGTGTTAGGCCACAAGAGTTTTCCCTGGTGAGTCAAGCTTTATTAGTTTGAGAGGAACTTCGGCCTTGGTCTCCGTCTCTGAATCTACGAACTCTTCGGGCTTgatctcctcatcttcctccacctcttcctcttcctccactatctcttcctccctcttgtcATCCACCTTATCATCTTCACTCTCCACAATATCGTCGGTATCAATGTCGTCTCCAGGGTTGTACATGATTTCGCTCTTGtccatttttctctttctcctgaCGGTGAGGTCCATTGGCTGGTCGTGTTGTACCGAAGGCGTGGTGCTAGTGACGGAGGGAGAAGGTGTCGAAGAGGCACTGTGTTGGTGTGGCTGACACACCCTTCCAGTGGAGGATGGTGGCCCAACGGGGCTCATGCTCTCCCTTTGCACTTGAAGAACGGCATCGAGGAACCTCTTCTTTGTCACGGCCTCGTCCTTCGTCAGTTGGTGCGGAGGCCTGGAACTAGTGGGTTCGGAAGGACCAAAGACCGTATTTTTAAAACCGTCAATTGTGGGGACGGGGCTGCCGAAGGAAGGATAAAACTTAGCTAAAGGTGGAAAAGGCAGCATAGAAGGCCACAGAGAAGGGTAAGGTGGAAACGGGAAGATGTTGTTGTTAAGGGAGCTGTATAAGAGGTCAGCGTTAGGAGGTATTCTCACTGTGGACGTTACTGGCGAGTGATCTCGGGTGTAAACTGAGGCGTGGCTGTTGACCGCTTTCAGGAAGGATAGTCTTTCCTCCTCTGACATCAGGTTTCCGGCGGATTTTCTCTCGATGAATTTCGGAGGCGACTCGCGGTGATGTTTTACCATATCCTCACGCATCTGTAAAGACATTTTAGTATGTTCGTACTCGACTTTGATGGGCTCATCCTTGACTGTGGACACTACTTCATGGTCGCCTCTTTCCATGCCCTTGGCAGCGCTTGGGGAATCCTG includes these proteins:
- the LOC139756613 gene encoding uncharacterized protein; this encodes MLAAADTFSIATMNQLCKVCGEPAAGFHFGAFTCEGCKSFFGRTYNNLSQVHECKNGGQCVINKQNRTSCKACRLRKCLVVGMSKTGSRYGRRSNWFKIHCLLQEQAAYNGQAPSLRTPITPTLQDGSLPFVASHLRDAMGREGPVRAPPPLQGHDLHPQDLQTSLSSLTTSPQMNAQVERRLQEEALSALARGAGHPPQRQEFEAHHRDQVLEVLRRSQNLDNLRRTPDFDSFRRAVGLDPLRRNLDIEALDALRQVAPDVESRLGPLAVFEWERRLREDSRRSDADVSLERKDQMSIDMKNERRIQDSPSAAKGMERGDHEVVSTVKDEPIKVEYEHTKMSLQMREDMVKHHRESPPKFIERKSAGNLMSEEERLSFLKAVNSHASVYTRDHSPVTSTVRIPPNADLLYSSLNNNIFPFPPYPSLWPSMLPFPPLAKFYPSFGSPVPTIDGFKNTVFGPSEPTSSRPPHQLTKDEAVTKKRFLDAVLQVQRESMSPVGPPSSTGRVCQPHQHSASSTPSPSVTSTTPSVQHDQPMDLTVRRKRKMDKSEIMYNPGDDIDTDDIVESEDDKVDDKREEEIVEEEEEVEEDEEIKPEEFVDSETETKAEVPLKLIKLDSPGKTLVA